The following are encoded in a window of Desulfofalx alkaliphila DSM 12257 genomic DNA:
- a CDS encoding helix-turn-helix domain-containing protein, with protein sequence MIISETIKAIRNELKMTQTDFAEAVHVSFSTVNRWENNKVVPNRMARALIIDFCEKNGVSELLIKALKEYK encoded by the coding sequence ATGATAATTTCTGAAACGATTAAGGCTATAAGAAATGAGCTCAAGATGACTCAAACAGATTTTGCTGAAGCAGTGCATGTTAGCTTTTCAACAGTTAATAGATGGGAAAATAATAAAGTTGTACCTAATAGAATGGCGCGTGCTTTAATTATAGATTTTTGTGAAAAGAATGGTGTAAGTGAATTACTTATAAAAGCGTTAAAAGAATATAAATAG
- the lspA gene encoding signal peptidase II: protein MFYIFIITILTGIDQWTKYLIETQLKPIGAIPIVKDIFHLTYARNTGAAFSILRDKQAFLILVTTIVVGALIYYLIKILKTGEVAFKLSLAIIIGGALGNLIDRVRLNYVTDFLDFTLINYPIFNLADVFVVSGVVMLSYMLLFKGDMPKISKM, encoded by the coding sequence ATGTTCTATATTTTTATTATCACAATATTGACAGGGATTGATCAGTGGACTAAATATCTTATAGAAACACAATTAAAACCGATAGGTGCTATACCCATAGTTAAAGATATATTCCATTTGACTTATGCAAGGAATACAGGAGCAGCTTTTAGCATATTGAGGGATAAGCAGGCATTTTTAATATTAGTCACAACCATTGTTGTTGGCGCATTAATATACTATTTGATAAAAATATTAAAGACAGGAGAAGTAGCCTTTAAGCTATCCTTGGCGATAATTATTGGTGGAGCTTTAGGAAATCTTATCGATAGAGTTAGATTGAACTATGTAACCGACTTTCTCGATTTCACACTAATTAATTACCCCATATTTAATTTAGCAGACGTATTTGTAGTTTCAGGAGTTGTCATGCTTTCATATATGCTTTTGTTTAAAGGAGATATGCCCAAAATCTCAAAGATGTGA
- a CDS encoding Csac_0668 family 2Fe-2S cluster-binding (seleno)protein, producing the protein MGKETLSNYCCGNLGESSCEVEKNNFCPVCEKQGTLVKNITVKHMVLNELTEQIGDNDYYLCMNEECDITYYNTKFNVKFNKQQVKVPIWFKKDADPKYACYCSEVTEDQVIEAVVKHGAKTVKEVNAITGAMKNSNCKENNPLGVCCHKIIQEAIDKGLK; encoded by the coding sequence ATGGGAAAGGAAACTTTGAGTAATTATTGTTGCGGAAATTTAGGAGAATCATCTTGTGAGGTAGAAAAGAACAATTTTTGTCCTGTATGCGAAAAACAAGGTACTCTTGTTAAAAACATTACAGTAAAGCATATGGTACTTAACGAGTTAACGGAACAAATCGGTGATAACGATTATTATTTATGTATGAATGAGGAATGTGATATTACTTACTATAATACGAAATTTAATGTTAAGTTTAATAAACAACAGGTTAAAGTCCCAATATGGTTTAAGAAAGATGCAGATCCTAAGTATGCTTGTTATTGCAGCGAAGTCACAGAAGATCAGGTAATTGAAGCAGTTGTAAAGCATGGCGCGAAAACCGTAAAAGAAGTGAATGCCATAACTGGGGCAATGAAAAATTCTAATTGTAAAGAAAACAATCCGTTGGGAGTATGTTGCCATAAGATTATTCAGGAAGCTATCGATAAAGGCTTAAAGTAA